From a region of the Synechococcus sp. RS9916 genome:
- a CDS encoding ATP-dependent Clp protease ATP-binding subunit, translating into MFERFTEKAIKVIMLAQEEARRLGHNFVGTEQILLGLIGEGTGVAAKVLKSMGVNLKDARVEVEKIIGRGSGFVAVEIPFTPRAKRVLELSLEEARQLGHNYIGTEHLLLGLIREGEGVAARVLENLGVDLAKVRTQVIRMLGETAEVGAGSSGGGAKGSTKTPTLDEFGSNLTQLAGEGKLDPVVGRQHEIDRVIQILGRRTKNNPVLIGEPGVGKTAIAEGLAQRIQTGDIPDILEDKRVLTLDIGLLVAGTKYRGEFEERLKKIMEEIKAAGNVILVIDEVHTLIGAGAAEGAIDAANILKPALARGELQCIGATTLDEYRKHIERDAALERRFQPVNVGEPSIPDTIEILRGLRERYEQHHRLKITDEALEAAATLGDRYISDRFLPDKAIDLIDEAGSRVRLLNSKLPPAAKEVDKELRSVQKEKEEAVREQDFTKAGELRDKEVELREQIRSLLQNSRDGLEAPAADADSAPAGESTVTSVSADAPSGESATLTTPVVDEEDIAQIVASWTGVPVQKLTESESVKLLNMEETLHKRLIGQDEAVKAVSKAIRRARVGLKNPNRPIASFIFSGPTGVGKTELTKALATYFFGSEEAMIRLDMSEFMERHTVSKLIGSPPGYVGFNEGGQLTEAVRRRPYTVVLFDEIEKAHPDVFNLLLQLLEDGRLTDSKGRTVDFKNTLVIMTSNIGSKVIEKGGGGLGFEFSGENAEENQYNRIRSLVNEELKQYFRPEFLNRLDEIIVFRQLNRDEVKQIADIMLREVFSRIGEKGITLTVSEAFKERLVEEGFNPAYGARPLRRAVMRLLEDSLAEEVLSGRIKDGDSVVVDVDADKKVVVRHGNTAVPATPELASAGL; encoded by the coding sequence ATGTTCGAGCGGTTTACCGAGAAGGCCATCAAGGTGATCATGCTGGCCCAGGAAGAGGCTCGACGCCTGGGGCACAACTTTGTGGGCACCGAGCAGATCCTCTTGGGTCTGATCGGCGAAGGGACTGGCGTTGCCGCCAAGGTCCTCAAATCAATGGGCGTCAATCTCAAGGATGCTCGCGTTGAGGTCGAAAAGATCATCGGCCGCGGATCAGGTTTTGTGGCCGTGGAGATTCCCTTCACGCCGCGGGCCAAACGTGTCCTTGAGCTCTCTCTCGAAGAGGCTCGACAACTCGGTCATAACTACATCGGTACAGAGCACCTCCTCCTCGGCTTAATTCGCGAAGGCGAGGGCGTCGCTGCACGCGTTTTGGAAAATCTCGGCGTCGACCTTGCCAAGGTCCGCACCCAAGTGATCCGCATGCTCGGCGAAACCGCCGAGGTGGGTGCCGGCAGCAGTGGTGGTGGCGCCAAAGGATCGACCAAGACCCCAACGCTGGATGAATTCGGCAGCAACCTCACGCAGCTCGCCGGTGAGGGCAAGCTCGACCCGGTGGTAGGACGCCAGCACGAAATCGACCGTGTCATCCAAATCCTTGGCCGACGCACCAAGAACAATCCAGTTCTGATTGGCGAACCTGGCGTCGGCAAAACTGCCATTGCCGAAGGCTTGGCCCAGCGCATTCAGACCGGTGATATCCCCGACATCCTCGAGGACAAACGCGTGCTGACCCTCGACATCGGTCTTTTGGTGGCAGGCACCAAATACCGGGGCGAGTTCGAGGAACGCCTGAAGAAGATCATGGAGGAGATCAAGGCGGCAGGCAATGTGATCCTCGTCATCGACGAGGTGCACACCCTGATCGGCGCTGGTGCTGCGGAAGGCGCAATTGATGCAGCCAACATCCTCAAGCCAGCGCTGGCTCGGGGAGAACTGCAGTGCATCGGCGCCACCACCCTGGACGAGTACCGCAAACACATTGAGCGGGATGCGGCGCTAGAGCGTCGTTTCCAGCCCGTGAATGTGGGCGAGCCTTCCATCCCCGACACCATTGAAATCTTGCGTGGCTTGCGTGAGCGCTATGAACAGCACCACCGCCTGAAGATCACCGACGAGGCCCTCGAAGCCGCTGCAACCCTCGGGGACCGCTACATCTCCGATCGCTTCCTTCCTGATAAGGCCATCGATTTGATCGATGAAGCTGGCAGCCGCGTGCGCCTGCTCAACTCCAAGCTTCCCCCTGCTGCCAAGGAGGTGGACAAAGAACTGCGCAGTGTGCAGAAAGAGAAGGAAGAAGCCGTTCGCGAGCAGGACTTCACCAAGGCCGGTGAATTACGCGATAAGGAAGTGGAGCTGCGTGAACAGATCCGCAGCTTGCTTCAGAACAGCCGCGATGGATTGGAAGCCCCAGCCGCTGACGCTGATTCAGCCCCAGCGGGCGAATCAACCGTCACTTCTGTCAGCGCCGACGCCCCATCCGGCGAGTCCGCCACGCTCACCACTCCTGTAGTGGACGAAGAAGACATCGCCCAGATCGTGGCCTCCTGGACGGGTGTGCCCGTCCAGAAGCTCACCGAAAGCGAGTCGGTGAAGCTGCTGAATATGGAGGAGACCCTCCACAAACGCTTGATCGGCCAGGATGAAGCTGTGAAGGCCGTGTCCAAAGCCATCCGTCGTGCACGTGTTGGACTCAAGAACCCCAACCGTCCGATCGCCAGCTTCATCTTCTCCGGCCCCACCGGTGTGGGTAAGACAGAGCTCACCAAGGCACTGGCCACCTACTTCTTCGGCAGCGAAGAAGCCATGATCCGCCTCGACATGTCGGAATTCATGGAGCGCCACACGGTCAGCAAGCTGATCGGCTCCCCTCCGGGCTACGTGGGCTTCAACGAAGGTGGTCAGCTCACCGAAGCCGTGCGTCGTCGGCCCTACACCGTGGTGCTGTTCGATGAGATCGAGAAGGCCCACCCCGATGTCTTCAACCTGCTCCTTCAGCTCCTGGAAGATGGTCGGCTGACCGATTCCAAGGGTCGCACCGTCGACTTCAAGAACACCCTTGTGATCATGACGTCGAACATCGGTTCGAAGGTGATTGAGAAAGGCGGTGGCGGCCTGGGCTTTGAATTCTCTGGCGAAAACGCCGAAGAGAACCAGTACAACCGCATCCGTTCGTTGGTGAATGAGGAGCTGAAGCAATACTTCCGCCCAGAATTTCTCAACCGACTCGACGAAATCATCGTCTTCCGTCAGCTCAATCGCGACGAGGTCAAACAGATCGCAGACATCATGCTGCGGGAAGTATTCTCTCGTATTGGGGAGAAGGGGATCACGCTCACCGTTTCGGAAGCCTTCAAGGAACGGCTTGTGGAGGAAGGGTTTAACCCCGCCTATGGCGCTCGCCCACTGCGTCGTGCCGTGATGCGTCTTCTCGAAGACAGCCTCGCTGAAGAGGTCCTCTCCGGACGCATCAAAGATGGCGACAGCGTTGTCGTGGATGTGGATGCCGACAAGAAGGTGGTGGTGCGTCATGGCAACACCGCTGTACCGGCCACGCCTGAGCTCGCCAGCGCTGGTCTCTGA
- a CDS encoding iron-containing alcohol dehydrogenase family protein, with product MQSSSSSCATHAIAPSRVVRGERAWRESLKLIPALTRRPALLGRSQATADLRDQLESDLHTVGVDSVQVELEYDCCEHDLQRLQDTLNSHGCDGVIAAGGGKVLDAGKLLADRLQLNCITVPLSAATCAGWTALSNIYSTDGAFEGDVALQRCPDLLIFDHSFARLAPARTLASGIADALAKWYEASVSSGASNDGIIQQAVQMARVLRDQLLLDAKEALENPKSEAWVRVAEACGLTAGVIGGLGGAQCRTVAAHAVHNGLTQLPACHQVLHGEKVGFGILVQLRLEERLGGSQLAAQARRQLFPLLHDMGVPVTLEDLGLGQAGLHELRQACQFACRAGSDLHHLPFPVSETELLEALVSTQSGVAAPTRQANRSGS from the coding sequence ATGCAGTCGTCGTCCTCAAGCTGCGCCACCCACGCCATCGCTCCCTCCCGGGTCGTCCGGGGGGAGAGGGCCTGGAGAGAAAGCTTGAAACTGATCCCTGCACTGACCCGCAGGCCTGCCCTTCTGGGACGCAGTCAGGCAACAGCAGATCTTCGGGACCAGCTGGAATCTGACTTGCACACCGTCGGAGTGGATTCAGTTCAGGTCGAGCTCGAATACGACTGTTGCGAGCACGATCTCCAGCGACTGCAGGACACGTTGAACAGCCATGGCTGTGACGGGGTGATTGCTGCCGGCGGTGGCAAGGTGCTGGATGCGGGCAAGCTGCTAGCCGATCGTCTCCAGCTCAATTGCATCACCGTGCCTCTCAGCGCAGCCACCTGCGCGGGCTGGACAGCCTTGTCGAACATCTATTCAACCGATGGAGCCTTCGAAGGAGACGTCGCGCTCCAACGGTGCCCAGATCTGCTGATCTTTGATCATTCCTTTGCTCGCCTGGCGCCCGCAAGAACATTGGCCAGCGGCATCGCCGATGCCCTCGCCAAGTGGTACGAAGCCTCCGTCAGCAGCGGAGCCAGCAACGACGGGATCATTCAGCAGGCCGTGCAGATGGCACGCGTGCTTCGCGACCAATTGCTGCTGGATGCCAAGGAGGCCCTGGAGAATCCCAAAAGTGAAGCCTGGGTTCGCGTGGCTGAAGCCTGCGGACTCACCGCTGGTGTGATCGGCGGATTGGGGGGAGCGCAGTGCCGCACGGTGGCTGCCCATGCCGTTCACAACGGGCTCACCCAGCTACCGGCCTGCCATCAGGTTTTGCATGGTGAAAAAGTCGGCTTCGGAATCCTGGTGCAACTTCGCCTTGAAGAACGTCTGGGTGGAAGCCAGCTTGCAGCGCAAGCACGCCGCCAGCTCTTCCCTCTCCTTCACGACATGGGTGTACCCGTGACCCTGGAGGACCTCGGTCTCGGTCAGGCGGGCTTGCATGAACTCCGGCAAGCGTGTCAATTCGCCTGTCGAGCTGGATCAGACCTTCATCACCTTCCCTTCCCTGTGAGTGAAACGGAGCTCCTTGAAGCGCTCGTCAGCACCCAGAGTGGAGTGGCAGCACCAACACGGCAGGCCAACAGGAGCGGCAGTTGA